One Microbacter margulisiae genomic window carries:
- a CDS encoding SusC/RagA family TonB-linked outer membrane protein, with translation MKERLKMKHLVLFFLLGFVCISHIYAQKQTVTVHMKNGTLSELFSAIEKQTTYHFSYRDVIIDNRKDVTISQTDVPVSVILNAVLTNRNLVYTIISSQSIVISDKEAKAKRDNSRETLRKITGIVKDEKGQPLPGVTVMIQGTKTGTITDANGNYTLQNVAPNLTLEFSFVGMQKSMILVGDRSVINVTMTEATTGLNEIVVVGYGTQKKATLTGSVTSVGGNDIEETPTMNVTNALAGKVPGLVVVGQSGEPGADYSDLYIRGRSSLNDNSPLIVVDGIPNRSLERIDPSTIESVTVLKDASAAIYGSQAANGVILVTTKRGKAEKLTYSVNIDQGWSQPTKIPKMCNATEFATLVNEVDAYSGQAATYSATDIQKYSNGSDPWGHPNTKWFNALLKTWSPQTTANLSLTGGSRSLRVFASLSARSQDGFFKRGISNYKQYDLRSNIDATLSKYVTARIDFSGRLEDANAPTSSSASIFESIVTANPTKPAYWPNGLPGPPLDLVSQSNPVIQATSASGYNNSQNYVLNVDGKLNIQIPYVNGLSLTFTGSVDRGLDYTKDFTTPYTLYSWDGTTVNSSGIPVLNSALYGGNAKLTQGLNYSQQYLVNGLINYKADIAKHHNIGALVGVEAIENTSNWFTAARYNFSTTYPAELNFGDPNQQYANGANPGMNRWMNYFGRLNYAYDNKYLAEFVWRYQGSSKFSQKVRWGFFPGVSLGYRISEEKFWNDNIKKIINDLKIRASWGKTGNDLINPYQFYSLYSTYWRNFVTSDGTNHTTITESLAANVLAQWEVATQSDVGIDMYMFNSKISLTCDYFNNLRSKILIPQTSSVPGSTGLTGILPDVNIGKVRNQGVDFDITYADHINDFKFRIGLNGCYAKNKVLFFDEAPGAPAWQIQTGHPMYSGLYYKAIGIFHTQAEVDKYPHMDGARPGDIIFADINGDGKINALDEVRIYKSSVPTLTGGVNLYGEYKNFDLNVFIQGQAGAVRYVQPTGSTEFNYLQSTYDNRWTTNNPNSNYPRTFNRNNEYWMNSNNPSTFWLKKTDFIRLKSIELGYNIPKKYLDKTGINLLRLYLNAVNLFCYSPDMKDFDPEMVYQNDGLVGEGYPLQRIVNIGCSINF, from the coding sequence ATGAAAGAACGTTTGAAAATGAAACATTTAGTATTGTTCTTTTTGCTGGGCTTTGTGTGTATATCGCACATCTATGCTCAAAAGCAAACAGTAACAGTACATATGAAAAATGGAACTCTTAGTGAATTGTTCTCTGCTATTGAGAAACAGACAACTTACCATTTCTCTTATCGTGATGTCATTATTGATAATCGAAAAGATGTTACGATTTCCCAAACGGATGTTCCCGTATCGGTGATTCTAAATGCTGTTTTGACAAATCGAAACCTGGTATATACTATTATTTCCAGCCAATCAATTGTGATCTCAGATAAGGAAGCTAAAGCAAAGAGGGACAATAGCCGAGAAACTCTTAGAAAGATTACGGGTATTGTAAAAGATGAAAAGGGGCAACCTCTTCCGGGTGTAACAGTTATGATTCAAGGGACAAAAACAGGTACGATTACAGATGCAAATGGAAATTATACGCTGCAAAATGTAGCTCCCAATCTAACTTTGGAGTTTTCGTTTGTAGGAATGCAGAAAAGTATGATTTTAGTAGGGGATAGATCTGTAATCAATGTGACAATGACAGAAGCCACTACTGGGTTGAATGAAATAGTAGTCGTGGGATATGGTACACAAAAAAAAGCGACTTTAACAGGCTCAGTGACCTCTGTTGGAGGTAACGATATTGAAGAGACACCTACGATGAATGTGACTAATGCTCTTGCAGGTAAAGTGCCTGGGTTGGTAGTTGTAGGGCAAAGTGGTGAACCTGGTGCAGATTATTCAGATTTATATATCCGTGGAAGGAGCAGCCTTAATGATAATTCTCCATTAATAGTAGTAGATGGAATTCCTAATCGTTCTTTAGAAAGAATTGATCCTTCAACCATCGAAAGTGTTACTGTGTTAAAAGATGCATCTGCAGCTATATATGGATCACAGGCTGCAAATGGCGTCATTTTAGTCACAACAAAAAGAGGGAAAGCTGAAAAGCTAACTTATTCTGTAAACATAGATCAGGGTTGGTCACAGCCAACTAAAATTCCCAAAATGTGTAATGCGACAGAGTTTGCCACTTTAGTAAATGAAGTTGATGCTTATAGCGGGCAGGCAGCCACATATTCGGCTACTGATATTCAGAAATATTCTAATGGGTCTGATCCATGGGGGCATCCAAATACTAAATGGTTTAATGCTCTTCTGAAAACATGGTCGCCTCAGACAACGGCTAACCTTTCTTTAACAGGAGGCTCTCGGAGCCTTAGAGTATTTGCCTCATTGTCTGCTCGATCTCAAGATGGATTTTTCAAAAGAGGAATAAGTAATTATAAGCAATATGATTTAAGGAGTAATATTGATGCAACATTAAGTAAATATGTTACAGCGAGAATTGATTTTAGTGGACGTTTGGAAGATGCTAACGCACCAACGTCTTCTTCGGCTTCAATCTTTGAAAGTATAGTTACAGCTAATCCTACAAAGCCTGCATATTGGCCAAATGGATTGCCTGGCCCTCCTTTGGATTTGGTAAGCCAAAGTAATCCTGTTATTCAAGCAACCTCTGCAAGTGGATATAATAATAGTCAAAATTATGTGTTAAATGTTGATGGAAAGTTAAACATTCAAATACCTTATGTGAATGGGCTTTCTTTGACATTTACTGGATCTGTTGATCGGGGATTAGATTATACAAAAGATTTTACTACACCTTATACTTTGTATTCTTGGGATGGCACTACGGTTAATAGCAGTGGTATTCCAGTTTTAAATAGTGCTTTATATGGAGGAAATGCCAAGTTAACCCAAGGATTAAATTATTCACAGCAATATTTAGTAAATGGATTAATTAATTATAAAGCAGATATTGCAAAGCATCATAATATTGGAGCCTTAGTGGGAGTTGAGGCTATAGAAAATACATCTAACTGGTTTACGGCAGCACGGTATAATTTTTCCACCACATATCCTGCTGAATTAAATTTTGGAGACCCTAATCAACAGTATGCTAATGGAGCAAATCCAGGTATGAATAGATGGATGAATTATTTTGGAAGATTAAATTATGCATATGACAATAAATACTTAGCTGAGTTTGTGTGGAGATATCAAGGTTCCAGTAAATTCTCACAGAAAGTGCGATGGGGGTTTTTCCCTGGAGTTTCTTTAGGTTATCGCATTTCTGAAGAAAAATTTTGGAATGATAATATTAAAAAAATCATCAATGACTTAAAGATACGTGCATCATGGGGGAAAACTGGTAATGATTTGATTAATCCATATCAGTTCTATTCTTTATATTCAACTTATTGGAGAAACTTTGTTACAAGCGACGGTACTAATCATACAACAATTACAGAAAGTCTTGCTGCTAATGTTTTAGCCCAATGGGAGGTGGCTACTCAATCGGATGTGGGGATAGATATGTATATGTTTAATAGTAAGATATCATTAACATGTGACTATTTCAATAATTTAAGAAGCAAAATTTTAATACCACAAACATCTTCTGTGCCTGGATCTACAGGTTTAACAGGCATCTTGCCTGATGTAAACATTGGGAAAGTCCGTAATCAGGGAGTCGATTTTGATATTACGTATGCTGACCATATTAATGACTTTAAATTTCGTATCGGGTTGAATGGTTGTTATGCCAAAAATAAAGTATTGTTTTTTGATGAAGCACCAGGTGCTCCTGCTTGGCAAATCCAAACGGGACATCCTATGTATTCTGGCCTGTACTATAAAGCTATCGGAATATTCCATACACAAGCGGAGGTTGATAAATATCCACATATGGATGGAGCGCGCCCTGGTGATATTATTTTTGCTGACATTAATGGTGATGGTAAAATTAATGCTCTTGATGAAGTTCGTATTTATAAAAGTAGTGTGCCTACTCTTACTGGCGGTGTGAATTTATATGGTGAATATAAAAACTTTGATTTAAATGTTTTTATACAAGGACAAGCAGGAGCAGTCCGCTATGTACAACCTACAGGGAGTACCGAATTTAATTATTTGCAAAGTACATATGATAATCGCTGGACCACTAATAATCCTAATTCTAATTATCCCAGGACGTTTAATCGTAATAATGAATATTGGATGAATTCAAATAATCCGAGTACTTTCTGGCTTAAAAAGACGGATTTTATACGGTTAAAAAGCATAGAATTGGGATATAATATTCCTAAAAAGTATTTGGATAAAACAGGAATAAATCTCTTGAGACTTTATTTGAATGCCGTGAACTTATTTTGCTATTCTCCTGATATGAAAGATTTTGACCCAGAAATGGTTTATCAAAACGATGGACTTGTTGGAGAAGGGTATCCGCTCCAAAGAATTGTGAATATTGGATGCTCTATTAACTTTTAA
- a CDS encoding RagB/SusD family nutrient uptake outer membrane protein: MRQIFKSAIIVSIFILSFTSCSNYLNTAPGNQYDDATVWQNSTLVEEFVDNIYLGIPYPYQWYMNASLTDEAIPVQYDGVVGVVLTGTMTPDNKGAFDNNWANCMENYWWNSCYNNIRECNLFFEKINQTPFADQNRKSQITGEVHFLRAYFYYLLFIQYGGVPLIDKTYNIGDNYSIKRNTLAETVTFIVNDLDKADSLIGDQSDKTRATKGSILALKSRVLLYAASDLFNSKANWAPGYAHPELVSYMDDNRQQRWQAAKDAAKAVMDLNQYSLYNDGSDPTTNFENLFLSMDNNEQIFIAKYDKINYPFYGTDWISSVCGTPSFGGFGLNQVTANLADAFENADGTPFNWATQSADPYVHRDPRFYATILYNGAPWVAMDWNSWSFVSHSVQTGTWASGATGSDFKSGEFTGYYIRKFIDPSFFTYYYGPRQPQPYVQIRYAEILLNYAEACIALGEEDEARRVINLIRERAGMPDITDSGTQLVAKYRNERRVELAWESQRFFDVRRWMIASQAYQPALGVQVTYPTDGSTADPVYKEVQVENRAWTNSQYLIPISRSEMQANPALIQNPGYN; encoded by the coding sequence ATGAGACAGATATTTAAATCAGCAATAATTGTTTCTATTTTCATCTTGAGTTTTACCTCTTGCAGTAATTATTTAAATACAGCACCTGGAAATCAATATGATGACGCTACGGTATGGCAAAATTCAACTTTAGTTGAAGAATTTGTTGATAATATTTACTTAGGTATTCCTTATCCATATCAGTGGTATATGAATGCATCTCTTACAGACGAGGCAATTCCAGTTCAATATGATGGAGTAGTCGGGGTGGTGCTTACTGGTACTATGACTCCAGATAATAAAGGAGCCTTTGATAACAACTGGGCTAATTGCATGGAAAATTATTGGTGGAATAGTTGTTATAATAATATCCGTGAATGCAATTTGTTTTTTGAGAAAATTAATCAGACACCATTTGCTGATCAGAATAGAAAAAGCCAAATTACAGGTGAGGTTCATTTTTTGAGAGCATATTTTTATTATTTGTTATTTATTCAGTATGGAGGTGTTCCTTTGATTGATAAAACTTATAATATAGGGGATAATTATTCTATAAAACGGAATACTTTGGCTGAAACAGTTACATTTATTGTTAATGATTTGGATAAAGCAGACTCTCTTATTGGTGATCAATCTGATAAAACTAGGGCTACCAAAGGATCTATTTTGGCTTTAAAATCGAGAGTATTGCTGTATGCAGCTAGTGATCTTTTTAATTCAAAAGCAAATTGGGCCCCAGGATATGCACATCCAGAATTAGTAAGTTATATGGACGATAATCGACAACAACGCTGGCAAGCTGCAAAAGATGCAGCAAAAGCTGTTATGGATTTAAATCAATACAGTTTGTATAATGATGGCTCTGATCCAACGACAAATTTTGAAAATTTATTTTTAAGCATGGATAATAATGAGCAAATTTTTATTGCCAAATATGATAAAATAAATTATCCATTTTATGGTACCGATTGGATTTCTTCAGTTTGTGGCACGCCTTCGTTTGGCGGTTTTGGATTGAATCAAGTTACGGCTAATTTAGCTGATGCTTTTGAAAACGCTGACGGAACTCCTTTTAACTGGGCTACACAATCGGCAGATCCTTACGTGCACAGAGATCCTCGGTTTTATGCAACTATTTTATATAATGGAGCTCCTTGGGTTGCAATGGATTGGAATTCATGGTCATTTGTCTCACATTCTGTGCAAACTGGAACATGGGCGAGTGGTGCGACAGGTAGTGATTTTAAGAGTGGTGAGTTTACGGGTTATTATATTAGAAAATTTATTGATCCATCTTTTTTTACTTACTATTATGGGCCAAGACAACCGCAGCCATATGTTCAAATCCGTTATGCAGAAATACTGCTGAATTATGCAGAAGCATGTATTGCTCTTGGAGAAGAAGATGAGGCAAGGAGAGTGATTAATTTAATTAGAGAAAGAGCGGGGATGCCAGATATAACTGACAGTGGTACTCAATTAGTTGCAAAATACCGAAATGAAAGAAGAGTAGAACTTGCTTGGGAATCACAGCGCTTCTTTGATGTTAGACGATGGATGATTGCCTCTCAGGCATATCAACCTGCTCTGGGAGTTCAAGTAACTTATCCCACGGATGGATCAACGGCTGATCCTGTATATAAGGAAGTGCAAGTAGAAAACAGAGCATGGACCAATAGTCAATATCTAATCCCAATTTCAAGATCAGAAATGCAGGCAAATCCTGCCTTGATTCAAAATCCTGGTTATAATTAA
- a CDS encoding sialate O-acetylesterase yields MKRFIFILLSVSLPILVVAQPSLKLPSILSNHAVMQANSNVKLWGWAACTIPVKIVCSWSPTDTITAMPCKDCSWKVTVKTPQAGGPYSMEFFSGNEKVIIRDLLMGNVWLCSGQSNMAFSYDWGDLDAGDILQSCKNNFIRFFQIQQGFNDYPSADCKGEWVVCDSTSMKNFSLIGYFFGSELYKYLKQPIGLIGSYWSGSCIQSWIPQYVFKDTVLQRLGDDILPMIWSPVALSVLYNAMINPIVNYKIAGNIWYQGESNTDHPQYYGSLFKALILSWRKSFHNEFPFYFIQIAPWSGYQGINGALLREQQATALSLPKTGMITIGDLVEDTTNIHPKLKRAVAERLSNLVLSEMYNADSLQAYQPHFSFMKIKKNKAILTIASIRKLTFRGQTIHCFQIAGQDKVYYSAEAEIQKDGTIVVSARQVKCPVAVRYCFTNAAMPNLFDINGLPLVPFRTDHW; encoded by the coding sequence ATGAAGCGATTTATCTTTATCCTTTTGTCTGTGTCTTTGCCTATATTAGTTGTCGCCCAACCAAGTTTGAAATTGCCATCTATTTTAAGTAACCATGCAGTAATGCAAGCTAATTCTAATGTGAAATTATGGGGATGGGCAGCGTGTACTATCCCTGTGAAGATTGTATGTAGCTGGAGTCCTACTGATACTATTACAGCAATGCCATGTAAAGATTGTTCTTGGAAGGTAACAGTTAAAACTCCACAAGCAGGAGGTCCTTATTCTATGGAATTTTTCAGTGGCAATGAAAAAGTGATTATTAGAGACTTGTTGATGGGAAATGTTTGGTTGTGTTCCGGACAATCTAATATGGCATTTAGTTATGATTGGGGCGATTTGGATGCTGGAGATATACTTCAGTCTTGTAAAAATAATTTTATTCGTTTTTTTCAAATACAGCAGGGATTCAACGATTATCCCTCTGCTGATTGTAAAGGCGAATGGGTGGTGTGTGATTCAACTTCTATGAAGAACTTTAGCTTAATTGGTTATTTCTTTGGCAGTGAATTGTATAAATACCTTAAGCAACCTATTGGGCTTATTGGTTCTTATTGGAGTGGATCCTGCATACAGTCTTGGATTCCGCAGTATGTGTTTAAAGATACTGTTTTGCAACGTTTAGGAGATGATATTCTACCGATGATTTGGTCCCCAGTAGCTTTATCAGTTCTTTACAACGCTATGATAAATCCTATTGTAAATTACAAAATTGCTGGAAATATTTGGTATCAAGGAGAATCAAACACTGATCACCCACAATATTATGGATCACTTTTTAAAGCTTTGATTTTAAGTTGGCGCAAAAGCTTTCACAATGAATTCCCTTTTTATTTTATACAAATTGCTCCTTGGAGTGGCTATCAAGGTATTAATGGGGCATTACTTCGAGAACAGCAAGCTACGGCTTTATCCTTGCCGAAAACAGGTATGATTACCATTGGGGATTTAGTGGAGGATACAACCAATATCCATCCCAAGCTCAAACGTGCGGTTGCTGAACGATTATCAAATTTAGTGTTATCAGAGATGTACAATGCAGATTCATTACAAGCGTATCAACCTCATTTTAGCTTCATGAAAATTAAAAAAAACAAAGCTATACTTACTATTGCTTCTATTAGAAAGCTTACATTCAGAGGGCAAACCATTCACTGTTTTCAAATTGCCGGACAAGATAAGGTGTATTATTCTGCAGAAGCAGAAATACAGAAGGACGGCACAATTGTAGTAAGCGCCAGGCAAGTGAAGTGCCCAGTGGCAGTACGTTACTGTTTTACCAACGCTGCCATGCCTAATTTATTTGATATAAATGGATTACCGCTTGTTCCATTCAGGACAGATCATTGGTAA
- a CDS encoding IS1595 family transposase has product MNLLNFILNFPDEESCIAHFKAQRDQIGIVCPKCGSTKHIWLKNKLRYECTHCHHRQSIRRGTVLEFSKLPFRYWYVAMHLLTSTKKSFSASELQRQLGHKRYQPIWEMHKKLSDIMGKRDNEYQLSGQIELDNAFITTLISDDCKQQNLKRGAGSQNKSKVLVMTESIVVENPKPGKKPKKINHIKMQVVPDLRADTAVEIVKEQIDSKAELTTDDSKTFFKLHQAVESQKAQVIEPEDLQKILPWVHISIANVKRLLLDMHHQLKKEYLQYYLNEFCYKFNRRYFGEKMFDRLVFAAANYNTDFKSRIYNRSLCG; this is encoded by the coding sequence ATGAATCTCTTGAATTTCATTCTAAATTTTCCCGATGAGGAATCCTGTATTGCGCATTTTAAGGCGCAACGGGATCAAATCGGTATTGTTTGTCCAAAATGCGGCAGCACAAAACATATTTGGCTTAAAAACAAGCTACGTTACGAGTGTACGCATTGTCATCATCGCCAGTCCATACGAAGGGGTACAGTATTAGAATTTTCTAAACTCCCTTTTCGTTACTGGTATGTTGCCATGCACCTTTTGACCAGTACCAAAAAATCTTTTTCGGCTTCCGAGTTGCAACGGCAACTGGGACATAAACGCTATCAACCCATTTGGGAAATGCACAAGAAATTGAGCGACATAATGGGTAAACGCGACAATGAATATCAGCTTTCGGGACAAATAGAACTTGACAATGCTTTTATTACCACTCTGATAAGTGATGACTGTAAGCAACAGAACTTAAAACGTGGTGCAGGCAGTCAGAATAAGTCTAAAGTCCTTGTAATGACAGAAAGCATTGTGGTTGAAAATCCAAAACCGGGTAAAAAGCCCAAAAAGATAAACCACATTAAAATGCAGGTAGTGCCTGATTTAAGAGCTGACACTGCCGTTGAAATTGTCAAAGAACAAATTGATTCAAAGGCGGAATTAACCACCGATGATTCAAAAACATTTTTTAAGCTACATCAAGCTGTGGAGTCTCAAAAGGCTCAGGTTATTGAACCAGAAGACCTTCAGAAGATACTTCCATGGGTTCATATCAGTATTGCAAACGTGAAACGTTTACTACTTGATATGCACCACCAGCTTAAAAAAGAGTATTTACAATATTATCTCAATGAGTTCTGCTATAAGTTCAACCGAAGATATTTCGGGGAAAAGATGTTCGATAGATTAGTGTTTGCCGCTGCAAATTACAATACCGATTTCAAATCCAGAATTTATAACAGGTCGCTTTGCGGATAA
- a CDS encoding beta-galactosidase — protein sequence MSQLQYKIDASNVMRVPEIGRLKMGNSGTRKERIQVNSLYMTCGGKPVIPVMGEIHFSRLKPNQWEDCILKMKACGINIISTYLFWNYHEEIEGQFDWRHEKNIRKFVQLCQKDSVNVFLRIGPWSHGEVRNGGTPDWILSKTYLINRSNDVVYQHYVKQYFREIAKQLKGLYYKDGGNIIGIQLENEYWFEKRGEAHILWLKKIVKELGMDVPLYTVTGWGGGSVPPFEVIPMWGGYADEPWLESVHKDVLPWNFKFDFFRDNKHIGNNPLNQKQYMNYDNYPYFTCEMGVGVQNTYHRRLTINPIDGLGMVLAKLGSGSNLVGYYMFAGGTNPHGLLHSTEEERQETGGWSRLPVKSYDFQAAIKESGELSDSYFQVKKINYFLNDFGDRLAPMLPVVYHNTHDSLQLAVRSNNTSGFLFGINYCRYVPKKILLHRQFCVKFSNETLVFPSKGIDIPDSTLFVWPMNFSMGSIILKYATAQLLCEDGNSYIFFQNNKIQPEFAFDHRTIRTVTTSTGVTRKKGNLIVISNLVPSKDCVITLKAKNGDVEHIIVLNERDAEHAWLFKRDGRTEFYISNASLYLNGNNIWALSTQRDVSLYHLQKEVFIHSNISSQKQNTHIQLTTHSLFADSKWLQSGDFKKIPDYMERYHRFFFKEFSLSNPSSFRKVTLYIYPETCCQLNINRKWVQQKIRSNQVNAIDITGYVTKGDNMLFLAFPFVVGKKEFAARVIVEYSNADRVDFSTDLSWLTTDMYTMPTSFSAYNRPERPTIAPSPIYASNLTCPNFREWTLAIPHGILDSLNAFYVHIRYIGDRAELYNGYRLVADDFNNNKSWHIGLQRLNPPPEGDNLRLIIYPLRPSQRIFFDIPPKVSDYGKMEIKNIEIQRERIIHITE from the coding sequence ATGTCACAACTACAATATAAGATTGATGCATCAAATGTTATGAGGGTACCTGAAATAGGACGTTTAAAAATGGGTAATTCAGGAACTAGAAAAGAAAGGATTCAGGTTAATAGCTTATATATGACTTGTGGAGGTAAACCTGTAATACCGGTAATGGGAGAAATCCATTTTTCGCGGCTTAAGCCGAATCAATGGGAAGATTGTATTCTTAAAATGAAAGCATGTGGGATCAATATAATCTCTACTTATCTTTTCTGGAATTATCACGAAGAAATAGAAGGTCAGTTTGACTGGAGACATGAAAAAAATATAAGAAAGTTTGTACAATTATGCCAGAAAGATAGTGTGAATGTTTTTTTACGTATAGGCCCGTGGTCACATGGAGAAGTTAGAAACGGTGGCACTCCAGATTGGATTCTCAGCAAAACATACTTAATAAACCGTTCCAATGATGTAGTATATCAACATTATGTGAAACAGTATTTTAGAGAAATTGCAAAACAGTTAAAGGGACTATATTATAAAGATGGTGGAAATATTATAGGGATTCAACTTGAGAATGAATATTGGTTTGAAAAAAGGGGAGAAGCTCATATTTTATGGTTGAAGAAAATTGTAAAAGAATTAGGCATGGATGTCCCTTTATATACAGTTACAGGGTGGGGTGGCGGGTCAGTGCCTCCCTTTGAAGTTATCCCAATGTGGGGAGGATATGCAGATGAACCGTGGTTAGAAAGTGTACATAAAGATGTATTGCCTTGGAACTTTAAGTTTGATTTTTTTCGTGACAATAAACATATTGGGAATAATCCGCTTAACCAAAAACAGTATATGAATTATGATAATTACCCTTATTTTACATGTGAAATGGGTGTTGGCGTCCAGAATACATATCATCGGCGACTAACTATTAATCCAATAGATGGATTAGGGATGGTTTTGGCTAAATTGGGGTCTGGTAGTAATTTAGTTGGTTACTATATGTTTGCAGGAGGAACAAATCCTCACGGTCTACTCCATTCAACTGAGGAAGAGCGACAAGAAACTGGAGGTTGGAGTCGTCTTCCTGTTAAGTCATATGATTTTCAAGCTGCTATTAAGGAGTCTGGAGAACTCTCTGATTCATACTTTCAAGTTAAAAAGATTAACTATTTTCTCAATGATTTTGGTGATAGATTAGCCCCAATGTTACCGGTAGTTTATCACAATACCCATGATAGTTTACAATTAGCTGTGCGTTCGAATAATACATCCGGGTTTCTTTTTGGAATTAATTATTGTCGATATGTACCTAAAAAGATTTTATTACATAGACAATTCTGTGTGAAGTTCTCAAACGAAACTCTTGTCTTTCCCTCAAAAGGGATTGATATTCCAGATAGTACTTTGTTCGTTTGGCCAATGAATTTCAGCATGGGTTCTATTATACTTAAATATGCTACCGCGCAGCTGCTTTGTGAAGATGGTAACTCTTATATATTCTTTCAGAATAATAAAATTCAACCTGAGTTTGCTTTTGATCATAGAACTATTCGAACTGTAACAACTTCTACCGGCGTTACGAGAAAAAAGGGAAATTTAATTGTGATTTCCAACCTTGTTCCGAGCAAGGATTGCGTCATTACGTTAAAAGCTAAGAATGGAGATGTGGAGCATATTATTGTGCTTAACGAGCGTGATGCAGAGCATGCTTGGTTATTCAAACGAGATGGTAGAACAGAATTCTATATTTCAAACGCAAGCCTTTATTTAAACGGAAATAATATATGGGCTCTTTCTACCCAAAGAGATGTTTCGTTATATCATTTACAGAAAGAGGTGTTTATCCACTCCAATATTTCATCTCAGAAACAAAATACGCATATTCAATTAACTACTCATTCATTGTTTGCTGATTCAAAGTGGTTACAATCAGGTGATTTTAAAAAAATACCTGATTATATGGAGCGTTATCATCGTTTTTTTTTCAAAGAGTTTAGCTTAAGTAATCCATCTTCTTTTCGTAAGGTGACATTATATATTTATCCTGAAACTTGTTGTCAATTAAATATTAATCGTAAATGGGTACAACAAAAAATAAGATCTAATCAAGTAAATGCTATTGACATAACAGGATACGTCACTAAAGGGGATAACATGCTTTTCCTTGCTTTCCCTTTTGTTGTAGGGAAGAAGGAGTTTGCAGCAAGGGTTATTGTAGAATATAGTAATGCGGATCGAGTAGATTTTTCGACAGATTTGTCATGGCTGACAACTGATATGTATACAATGCCGACCTCTTTTTCCGCATATAATCGTCCTGAACGTCCAACTATTGCTCCTTCTCCTATTTATGCCTCAAACTTAACTTGTCCGAATTTTAGAGAGTGGACATTAGCGATACCGCATGGCATTTTAGATAGTTTAAATGCATTTTATGTTCATATTAGATATATTGGCGATCGTGCTGAACTTTATAATGGTTACAGATTGGTCGCGGATGACTTTAATAACAACAAATCATGGCACATAGGGTTGCAGCGACTTAATCCTCCTCCGGAAGGCGACAATTTACGTTTGATAATCTATCCATTACGTCCATCTCAAAGAATATTTTTTGATATACCACCAAAGGTTAGTGATTATGGGAAGATGGAGATAAAAAATATTGAAATACAACGAGAACGTATTATACACATAACAGAATGA